One window of the Halobacillus litoralis genome contains the following:
- a CDS encoding RsfA family transcriptional regulator → MDAPRQDAWKEEEDVLLAKTVLKYIREGKTQLEAFQEVADKLQRTPAACGFRWNATVRKEYQKEIQEAKNSRKATRTLYTPPPTSDDTPMSLDAAISFLKEMKIKQFEAQGKENLESKLKQLNEANEKLKEELKQWETAWNEMDKLVHWVRERRKSESGV, encoded by the coding sequence ATGGATGCCCCAAGACAGGATGCCTGGAAGGAAGAAGAGGACGTTTTACTGGCTAAGACGGTACTGAAATATATTAGAGAAGGAAAAACGCAGCTGGAAGCCTTCCAGGAAGTCGCCGACAAGCTGCAACGCACTCCGGCTGCATGTGGATTCAGGTGGAATGCTACAGTCAGAAAAGAATATCAGAAAGAGATTCAAGAAGCGAAAAATAGCAGAAAAGCCACACGCACCCTATATACACCCCCGCCGACTTCTGATGATACCCCTATGTCCCTGGATGCTGCTATTTCATTTTTAAAAGAAATGAAAATCAAACAGTTTGAAGCGCAAGGCAAAGAAAACCTGGAATCAAAACTCAAGCAGCTGAATGAGGCGAACGAAAAACTGAAAGAAGAGTTAAAGCAGTGGGAAACGGCGTGGAATGAAATGGATAAACTCGTACATTGGGTGAGGGAGCGGCGAAAAAGCGAAAGTGGCGTTTAG
- a CDS encoding enoyl-CoA hydratase/isomerase family protein, with protein MSQVLVEKKQEGYVVLTLNRPHKMNAITKQMTQEFYQAIVDLKQNGGVKFLVVTGAGERAFCSGGDLNELHGEMSAEDAYQLLHPMKQALYELATFPVPTIALMNGQARGGGCEIATACDFRYGVESSSFGFVQGNLGITPGWGGGALLYQRIKADFAAHWLMDAEMYQTEQVYRIGWLHKMITDNSKAENVLFSSFLNKTLKQMEVFKQQYLTHIHTEGLSERMDQEVYACSQLWESEEHKTAVRNFAQMRKRS; from the coding sequence ATGTCACAAGTGTTAGTAGAAAAGAAACAAGAAGGATATGTTGTGTTGACTTTGAATCGACCGCATAAAATGAATGCGATCACAAAGCAGATGACACAAGAGTTTTATCAGGCCATCGTCGATTTGAAACAAAATGGAGGTGTGAAGTTCCTGGTGGTCACAGGAGCGGGGGAGCGTGCCTTTTGTTCTGGTGGTGATTTAAACGAGCTTCATGGCGAAATGTCAGCCGAGGATGCCTATCAACTCTTGCATCCGATGAAACAGGCTTTATATGAGTTGGCTACTTTTCCTGTACCGACAATCGCACTGATGAATGGACAGGCCCGCGGCGGTGGATGTGAAATAGCAACGGCATGTGATTTCAGGTATGGCGTGGAATCGTCTTCTTTTGGATTTGTTCAAGGCAATTTAGGGATAACCCCGGGCTGGGGTGGAGGCGCCCTTTTATACCAAAGAATCAAAGCAGATTTTGCGGCACACTGGTTAATGGATGCTGAAATGTATCAAACAGAGCAAGTCTATCGAATCGGTTGGTTACATAAGATGATTACTGACAACTCAAAAGCTGAAAATGTTTTATTTTCCTCCTTTTTAAATAAGACATTAAAGCAGATGGAAGTCTTCAAGCAGCAATACTTGACACATATTCATACAGAGGGTTTGTCCGAACGGATGGATCAGGAGGTCTATGCATGCTCGCAGCTTTGGGAGTCGGAAGAACACAAAACGGCGGTACGTAACTTCGCTCAGATGAGAAAAAGATCATAA
- the rpmF gene encoding 50S ribosomal protein L32 yields MAVPKRKTSKKVKNQRRTHKKLHAPGMVKCDNCGEYSKPHHVCKSCGQYNGKQVVNN; encoded by the coding sequence ATGGCAGTACCTAAGCGTAAAACGTCTAAAAAAGTTAAAAACCAACGTCGTACTCACAAGAAACTACATGCCCCTGGTATGGTAAAATGCGATAACTGTGGTGAGTACTCAAAACCCCACCATGTTTGCAAATCTTGTGGACAATATAATGGAAAACAAGTGGTGAACAACTAG
- a CDS encoding YceD family protein gives MKFPLQKLKQTGEEPFVFEEDVDIRELEQLNNDIRRISPVHVEGQAITRGNDITVTFSIDGEMVLPCARTLVDVTYPFHIDALEVFNLSPYHTEEDDSEVHSVNGEVLDLTPYIKENVQLEIPTRVFSEDDEAHEAAPHEGKGWQVVTEEPEEKKVDPRMAKLQSLLDEEEND, from the coding sequence ATGAAATTTCCTCTACAAAAGCTCAAACAAACGGGCGAGGAACCGTTCGTATTTGAGGAAGATGTAGATATTCGCGAATTAGAACAATTGAACAATGACATTCGCAGGATTTCCCCTGTTCATGTCGAAGGTCAAGCAATTACACGAGGAAATGATATAACGGTAACTTTTTCGATTGATGGAGAAATGGTGTTGCCTTGTGCCCGGACGTTAGTCGATGTGACTTATCCATTTCACATTGATGCTCTAGAGGTATTCAATCTGTCACCTTACCATACAGAAGAAGATGACTCTGAAGTTCATTCCGTGAATGGAGAAGTGCTTGACTTAACGCCTTATATCAAGGAAAATGTACAGTTGGAGATTCCGACTCGCGTATTTTCCGAAGATGATGAGGCTCATGAAGCAGCCCCCCATGAAGGGAAAGGCTGGCAGGTGGTTACAGAGGAACCTGAGGAAAAGAAAGTGGATCCTCGAATGGCTAAACTGCAATCATTATTAGATGAAGAAGAGAACGACTAA
- a CDS encoding nucleotidyltransferase yields MKSCGVVVEYNPFHNGHLYHLEKSKKHTEADCMIAIMSGNFLQRGEPAIIDKWHRTEAALKGGADLVLELPFLFAVQHSDYFSQGAVATLAAIGVESLCFGSENGKIEAFTKAYSHMKNNKEDYDVTVRKYLNEGYSFPEASRLGYEAVEFPTNTIDLSQPNNILGYSYVKQILTHAPQMEPLTIQRKNNHYHEDTISGSIASATSIRKELLKQRTLTSQATQSIPNDTAERLTAYKGKTSIWHDWEAYFDLLQYKILTMDESTLRCFHGVDEGLEYRMKRTMKESTSFNGFMNALKTKRYTWTRLQRTLAHILVGTDKEEVRQGLRENPVPYARVLGMTARGKEYLRAAKKQTDIPLITQPQQLEHPMLDLEERASAAYYSVLSPELRVERMKREYGAPVIL; encoded by the coding sequence ATGAAATCATGCGGTGTGGTTGTCGAGTACAACCCCTTTCATAATGGACATCTTTATCATCTGGAAAAATCCAAAAAACATACAGAGGCCGACTGTATGATAGCCATCATGAGCGGAAATTTTCTGCAGCGGGGCGAACCTGCCATTATCGATAAGTGGCACAGGACGGAGGCAGCGCTGAAAGGGGGCGCAGATCTTGTTCTTGAACTCCCTTTTCTTTTTGCCGTCCAACATAGCGACTACTTCAGTCAAGGGGCAGTGGCTACTTTAGCGGCCATTGGTGTCGAGTCCCTTTGCTTCGGTAGTGAAAACGGCAAAATAGAGGCCTTTACGAAAGCGTACTCACATATGAAAAACAACAAAGAAGATTATGATGTCACCGTGAGAAAATACTTGAATGAGGGATACTCTTTTCCTGAAGCTTCACGCCTGGGCTACGAAGCAGTTGAATTCCCCACAAACACCATCGACTTATCTCAGCCGAATAATATTCTTGGCTACAGCTATGTAAAACAAATCCTTACCCATGCACCTCAGATGGAACCTTTGACGATTCAAAGAAAAAACAACCATTATCACGAAGATACAATTTCAGGATCGATAGCCAGCGCCACAAGCATTCGCAAAGAATTATTGAAACAACGCACCCTGACCTCCCAGGCGACTCAATCTATACCGAATGATACTGCCGAACGACTGACCGCGTACAAAGGAAAAACATCCATATGGCACGACTGGGAAGCATATTTCGACCTTCTTCAGTACAAAATCTTGACCATGGACGAAAGTACGCTGCGGTGCTTCCATGGGGTTGATGAAGGATTAGAATACCGCATGAAACGCACTATGAAAGAATCGACTTCCTTCAACGGATTCATGAACGCGTTGAAAACCAAGCGTTATACATGGACAAGATTGCAACGTACTCTTGCCCATATCCTGGTCGGCACTGACAAAGAGGAAGTAAGACAAGGTCTGCGAGAAAATCCTGTACCCTATGCCCGGGTCCTCGGCATGACAGCCCGAGGGAAAGAATATTTACGCGCAGCAAAAAAACAAACAGATATCCCTTTGATCACCCAGCCCCAGCAATTGGAGCATCCGATGCTTGATCTAGAAGAGCGGGCTTCTGCTGCCTACTACAGTGTTTTAAGCCCTGAATTAAGGGTTGAACGGATGAAAAGGGAATACGGAGCTCCTGTCATCTTGTAA